In Arsenicicoccus sp. oral taxon 190, the following are encoded in one genomic region:
- a CDS encoding MFS transporter has product MEDTPPAPDPQDPSDRQAPPDSKDLLDRGTARGRAALAGLTLGSGVAILDGSVVNVALRSIGADLDASLAQLQWVVNGYLLALASLVLVGGALGDRLGRRRVYLAGVVWFGVASALCALAQDPWQLVALRVVQGVGAALLTPGALAIIQSSFRPQDRAPAIGTWAGYSGIAAALGPLVGGWLVEHATWRWVFAINIPLCLAVVLLTARTIPETRDPQARGRRFDVVGAVLGAAALGVLTLVLTVAGSAGAIRLVVGVLGAVMLGAAFLVVERHSRHPLVPLTLFASRVFTAANAMTLLVYGALGAVTLFVVLQLQAGGWGALQAGLSGLPLTIALMLLSSRAAALAQRIGPRLPMTVGPIVCAVGAVLLLRVGARATWFDVLPGMVVFSLGLVTLVSPLTAAVLAAAPDRHAGVASGINNAVARAGSLLAVAALPAVVGLSGDDYLQPATMTAGYQAAMWWCAGLLAAGGVVSWVGLPSSPRRSG; this is encoded by the coding sequence GTGGAGGACACCCCGCCCGCGCCTGATCCGCAGGACCCATCGGACAGGCAGGCCCCGCCGGACTCGAAGGACCTGCTCGATCGCGGCACGGCGCGCGGCCGAGCGGCGCTGGCCGGTCTGACCCTGGGCAGCGGCGTCGCGATCCTCGACGGCAGCGTGGTCAACGTGGCGCTGCGCAGCATCGGAGCCGACCTCGACGCGTCCCTCGCCCAGCTGCAGTGGGTCGTCAACGGCTACCTGCTGGCGCTGGCGTCGCTGGTCCTGGTGGGCGGCGCGCTCGGGGATCGGCTCGGGCGGCGGCGCGTCTACCTGGCCGGGGTGGTGTGGTTCGGCGTGGCCTCGGCGCTGTGCGCCCTCGCCCAGGACCCTTGGCAGCTCGTCGCGCTCCGGGTGGTCCAGGGCGTCGGGGCGGCCCTGCTGACGCCGGGGGCGCTGGCCATCATCCAGTCGTCCTTCCGGCCGCAGGACCGGGCGCCGGCGATCGGGACCTGGGCGGGGTACTCGGGCATCGCGGCCGCCCTGGGGCCGCTCGTCGGCGGCTGGTTGGTCGAGCACGCGACCTGGCGCTGGGTCTTCGCCATCAACATCCCCCTGTGCCTGGCGGTGGTGCTGCTCACGGCCCGCACCATCCCCGAGACCCGCGACCCGCAGGCCCGAGGCCGCCGGTTCGACGTCGTGGGGGCGGTGCTCGGGGCGGCCGCCCTCGGTGTGCTGACCCTCGTCCTGACGGTGGCCGGGTCGGCCGGCGCCATACGGCTGGTCGTGGGGGTGCTCGGAGCCGTAATGCTGGGAGCCGCCTTCCTCGTGGTCGAGCGGCACAGCCGCCACCCGTTGGTGCCGCTGACGCTCTTCGCCTCCCGCGTGTTCACCGCGGCCAACGCCATGACGCTGCTGGTCTACGGCGCGCTGGGCGCCGTCACCCTCTTCGTCGTGCTGCAGCTGCAGGCCGGGGGGTGGGGCGCCCTGCAGGCGGGCCTGTCCGGGCTGCCGCTGACCATCGCGCTGATGCTGCTGTCCTCCCGAGCCGCAGCCCTGGCCCAGCGCATCGGCCCCCGCCTGCCCATGACGGTCGGGCCAATCGTCTGCGCCGTCGGCGCCGTGCTGCTGCTGCGCGTCGGGGCGCGGGCGACGTGGTTCGACGTCCTGCCGGGGATGGTCGTCTTCAGCCTCGGTCTCGTCACCCTCGTGTCCCCCCTCACGGCGGCGGTGCTCGCCGCGGCGCCCGATCGTCACGCCGGCGTGGCCAGCGGCATCAACAACGCTGTCGCGCGGGCAGGCTCGCTGCTCGCCGTCGCCGCCCTCCCCGCCGTGGTCGGGCTGTCGGGCGACGACTACCTGCAGCCTGCGACGATGACGGCCGGGTACCAGGCGGCCATGTGGTGGTGCGCCGGGCTGCTGGCAGCCGGGGGCGTGGTCAGCTGGGTCGGTCTACCGTCGTCACCACGACGGTCCGGATGA
- a CDS encoding maleylpyruvate isomerase family mycothiol-dependent enzyme: MTDTWTLVHAERHALIDDLATLDDEQWESDSLAAGWTVHDVAAHLVDNAMATPLGLVVAMARARFDFDRQNANGVAAHKGATPAQTLARLRQVADRTSGPPVALASRLVEEIAHGEDIRRPLGIVRAYPAEAVCAAVEHQVRTPEALGGAKKLAGRVRLVADDADLAVGSGPEVRAPALELLMLTTGRPSRADYRPTP, encoded by the coding sequence ATGACCGACACCTGGACCCTCGTCCACGCCGAGCGCCACGCCCTCATCGACGACCTCGCCACGCTGGACGACGAGCAGTGGGAGTCGGATTCGCTGGCCGCGGGGTGGACCGTCCACGACGTCGCCGCCCACCTCGTGGACAACGCCATGGCCACCCCCCTGGGGCTCGTGGTGGCCATGGCACGGGCGCGCTTCGACTTCGACCGGCAGAACGCCAACGGCGTGGCCGCGCACAAGGGGGCCACACCGGCGCAGACCCTGGCTCGGCTGCGGCAGGTCGCCGACCGCACGAGCGGGCCGCCCGTCGCGCTGGCCAGCCGACTGGTCGAGGAGATCGCGCACGGTGAGGACATCCGTCGGCCGCTCGGCATCGTCCGCGCCTACCCCGCCGAGGCGGTGTGCGCCGCGGTCGAGCACCAGGTCCGGACGCCCGAGGCTCTCGGCGGCGCCAAGAAGCTCGCCGGCCGCGTGCGGCTCGTGGCCGACGACGCCGACCTGGCGGTCGGATCCGGGCCCGAGGTCCGCGCGCCCGCGCTCGAGCTGCTGATGCTCACGACTGGCCGCCCGTCCCGGGCCGACTACCGTCCCACCCCATGA
- a CDS encoding DUF2200 domain-containing protein, whose product MSRIFTTSVASVYPHYVTKVEKKGRTTAELNQVIEWLTGYDEAALGRHLEAGTTFEDFFAGAHLNPRASLITGVVCGVRVEDVEDPLMQRIRYLDKLVDELARGRAMDKVLRS is encoded by the coding sequence ATGAGCCGCATCTTCACCACCAGCGTCGCGTCGGTCTACCCGCACTACGTCACCAAGGTCGAGAAGAAGGGCCGCACCACGGCCGAGCTCAACCAGGTGATCGAGTGGTTGACCGGCTACGACGAGGCTGCCCTGGGCCGCCACCTCGAGGCGGGCACCACCTTCGAGGACTTCTTCGCCGGGGCCCACCTCAACCCGCGCGCGTCCCTGATCACCGGCGTGGTCTGCGGGGTCCGCGTGGAGGACGTCGAGGACCCGCTGATGCAGCGGATCCGCTACCTGGACAAGCTGGTCGACGAGCTGGCCCGGGGCAGGGCGATGGACAAGGTCCTGCGCTCATGA
- a CDS encoding putative immunity protein encodes MILPAVRDRRMVTTRRGGTLTDEDHQLLALWAATCAEHVLELFEVEQPHDPRPRDAIEAARAWARGELAMMQARALGGHAMGAARPLAGSARFAAYAAGQAACVGHVAEHDLGAAAYAIKAVRATAPDDPGAGRAERDWQRSQLPPPIRALVLDDQARRDDICWSVFSD; translated from the coding sequence ATGATCCTGCCCGCCGTCCGGGACCGGCGGATGGTGACGACCCGCCGCGGCGGCACGCTCACCGACGAGGACCACCAGCTCCTGGCGTTGTGGGCCGCGACCTGCGCCGAGCACGTCCTGGAGCTCTTCGAGGTCGAGCAGCCGCACGACCCGCGGCCGCGGGACGCGATCGAGGCGGCACGTGCCTGGGCGCGCGGCGAGCTGGCCATGATGCAGGCGCGTGCGCTCGGAGGCCACGCCATGGGGGCCGCCCGCCCGCTCGCCGGGTCCGCCCGATTCGCCGCGTATGCCGCCGGCCAGGCCGCCTGCGTCGGACACGTCGCGGAGCACGATCTCGGGGCTGCGGCCTACGCCATCAAGGCAGTTCGCGCCACAGCGCCCGACGACCCGGGCGCGGGCCGGGCCGAGCGGGACTGGCAGCGCTCCCAGCTCCCGCCGCCGATCCGCGCGCTCGTCCTCGACGACCAGGCCCGCCGCGACGACATCTGCTGGTCGGTGTTCTCGGACTGA
- a CDS encoding zinc-binding dehydrogenase, with protein MDAVGGDALRGAAALVRRPRQIRSSAAPALATELGGSGITRRRDAAVYAELADLVARGGIRPVIHATFPFEEAAAAVAQVATGHATGKTVVTAEGGVGA; from the coding sequence GTGGACGCTGTCGGCGGGGACGCGCTGCGGGGTGCCGCGGCCCTGGTCCGCCGTCCCAGGCAGATCCGCAGCTCGGCCGCACCGGCGCTCGCGACCGAGCTGGGCGGCTCAGGTATCACGCGTCGCCGGGACGCAGCCGTGTATGCCGAGCTCGCCGACCTGGTGGCCCGCGGCGGCATACGGCCCGTCATCCACGCGACCTTCCCGTTCGAGGAGGCGGCTGCCGCGGTCGCCCAGGTCGCCACCGGCCACGCGACGGGCAAGACGGTGGTCACGGCCGAGGGCGGGGTCGGCGCGTGA
- a CDS encoding RNA polymerase sigma factor has product MTGSGVQEAIARTHREEWARVVASLARRFGDLDLAEEAAADAWVAAVERWPRDGIPPNPGGWLTTTATRRAIDRLRRESRRDEKHEAGHLLVDDTPPAPTGPVQDDRLRLVFTCCHPALAMESRVALTLRLIGGLTVAEIARAFLVQETTMARRITRAKAKIKAAHIPYRVPSDGDVRERLAGVLAVVFLIFNEGYLATYGDQPLRADLTDEAIRLGRLLHALLPDEGEVSGLLALMLLTDARRAARVDEAGELVTLGEQDRGRWDRALVREGHVLVRECVDAVAAGGGPPGRYQLLAAINAVHTHARSAQETDWGQVVTLYDRLLVVDPSPIVRLNRGVAVAELYGAARGLAEVDEVAAALDGYHALHATRADLLRRLGRDWEARAAYDRALALTDNPAEQAYLARRRDDLRG; this is encoded by the coding sequence GTGACCGGGTCGGGCGTCCAGGAGGCGATCGCCCGCACCCACCGCGAGGAGTGGGCGCGGGTGGTCGCCTCTCTGGCGCGCCGGTTCGGTGACCTCGACCTCGCCGAGGAGGCCGCCGCCGACGCCTGGGTCGCCGCGGTCGAACGCTGGCCCCGGGACGGCATACCGCCCAACCCCGGCGGCTGGCTCACCACCACGGCCACGCGCCGGGCCATCGATCGGCTGCGGCGCGAGTCCCGGCGCGACGAGAAGCACGAGGCGGGCCACCTGCTGGTCGACGACACCCCGCCCGCCCCCACCGGCCCGGTGCAGGACGACCGGCTCCGGCTCGTCTTCACCTGCTGCCACCCCGCGCTCGCCATGGAGTCCCGAGTCGCCTTGACGCTGAGGCTGATCGGTGGCCTCACGGTCGCCGAGATCGCCCGCGCCTTCCTGGTCCAGGAGACGACGATGGCGCGACGGATCACGCGCGCCAAGGCCAAGATCAAGGCCGCGCACATCCCCTACCGCGTCCCGTCGGACGGCGACGTCCGCGAGCGGCTGGCGGGGGTTCTGGCGGTGGTCTTCCTGATCTTCAACGAGGGCTACCTCGCGACGTATGGCGACCAGCCCCTCCGCGCCGACCTCACCGACGAGGCGATCCGGCTCGGGCGGCTGCTGCACGCGCTGCTCCCGGACGAGGGGGAGGTCAGCGGGCTGCTCGCCCTGATGCTGCTGACCGACGCTCGCCGGGCCGCTCGGGTGGACGAGGCCGGGGAGCTGGTGACGCTGGGGGAGCAGGACCGCGGTCGGTGGGACCGCGCGCTGGTCCGCGAAGGTCACGTGCTCGTCCGCGAGTGCGTCGACGCGGTCGCGGCGGGAGGTGGGCCGCCGGGTCGCTACCAGCTGCTCGCGGCGATCAATGCCGTCCACACGCATGCCCGTTCGGCGCAGGAGACCGACTGGGGGCAGGTGGTGACGCTCTACGACCGGTTGCTGGTCGTGGACCCGTCGCCGATCGTCCGGCTCAACCGTGGGGTCGCCGTCGCCGAGCTGTATGGCGCAGCCCGCGGCCTCGCCGAGGTCGACGAGGTGGCCGCAGCCCTCGACGGCTACCACGCGCTGCACGCCACCCGCGCCGACCTGCTGCGGCGGCTCGGACGCGACTGGGAGGCGCGGGCGGCATACGACCGGGCGCTCGCGCTCACGGACAACCCGGCCGAGCAGGCCTACCTCGCCCGCCGCCGCGACGACCTCCGCGGGTGA
- a CDS encoding YciI family protein yields the protein MPKYLLSVFGPAERGTYGSYASKEAMLEAFADTGAFNEMLQREGHLLHADGLEPVATATTVDGQGDRPIVTDGPYLEAKEHLGGFWVIEARDLDQAIELAAAGSKACRGTVEVRPFQTAESVQEMLDA from the coding sequence ATGCCGAAGTACCTGTTGTCCGTCTTCGGGCCCGCCGAGCGCGGGACGTACGGGAGCTACGCGTCCAAGGAGGCCATGCTCGAGGCGTTCGCCGACACGGGAGCGTTCAACGAGATGCTCCAGCGGGAGGGCCATCTCCTGCATGCCGACGGCCTCGAGCCCGTCGCCACCGCCACCACCGTGGACGGCCAGGGCGACCGGCCGATCGTCACCGACGGGCCCTACCTCGAGGCCAAGGAGCACCTCGGCGGCTTCTGGGTCATCGAGGCGCGCGACCTCGACCAGGCCATCGAGCTGGCTGCCGCGGGCTCCAAGGCCTGCCGCGGCACGGTCGAGGTCCGCCCCTTCCAGACCGCCGAGTCCGTCCAGGAGATGCTCGACGCGTGA
- a CDS encoding YciI family protein — MTQYLIAFNDEWVSPHTPEQLQQKSAAAMTVIREMEEAGVFVFGDGGLDASTVVCHVEARDGAPVFADGPYAESKEHLGGFTVIQAADDEAARHWAGRLAVALDWPQEVHRFPPPIGAAADRAAPTSTEE, encoded by the coding sequence GTGACCCAGTACCTGATCGCGTTCAACGACGAGTGGGTGTCCCCCCACACGCCCGAGCAGCTGCAGCAGAAGTCCGCCGCCGCGATGACGGTGATCCGGGAGATGGAGGAGGCGGGCGTCTTCGTCTTCGGAGACGGCGGCCTGGACGCCTCGACCGTGGTGTGCCACGTCGAGGCCCGCGACGGCGCCCCCGTCTTCGCCGACGGGCCGTATGCCGAGTCCAAGGAGCACCTCGGCGGATTCACCGTCATCCAGGCGGCTGACGACGAGGCCGCGCGGCACTGGGCCGGACGGCTCGCGGTGGCGCTCGACTGGCCCCAGGAGGTGCACCGCTTCCCACCCCCGATCGGCGCGGCCGCGGACCGCGCAGCCCCCACCAGCACGGAGGAATGA
- a CDS encoding GNAT family N-acetyltransferase, with protein sequence MSITTAPANEVPCSALDAIFGTRGGAAECRCQRYRLARGEAFGNTPVEVRAERLREQAACGDADSPRTSGLVAHLDGEPAGWCAVAPRSAYEGLVRNANQTAWRGRHEDRLDPDVWAITCLLTRPGMRGQGVARALAAAAVPHARACGARRLEAYPITVPDATWGEEHPGPLAVYLDAGFEVVHRPSKRRAMVAIEL encoded by the coding sequence ATGAGCATCACGACGGCGCCCGCCAACGAGGTGCCCTGCTCGGCCCTCGACGCGATCTTCGGCACGCGTGGCGGCGCGGCCGAGTGCCGTTGCCAGCGCTACCGGCTCGCGCGCGGCGAGGCCTTCGGCAACACGCCGGTCGAGGTCCGCGCGGAGCGGTTGCGGGAGCAGGCGGCGTGCGGCGACGCCGACTCCCCCCGCACCAGCGGCCTGGTCGCGCACCTCGACGGCGAGCCGGCCGGGTGGTGCGCGGTGGCCCCGCGCTCGGCATACGAAGGTCTGGTCCGCAACGCCAACCAGACCGCCTGGCGCGGTCGCCACGAGGACCGGCTGGACCCGGACGTGTGGGCGATCACCTGCCTGCTCACCCGCCCGGGCATGCGAGGTCAGGGGGTGGCGCGGGCGCTCGCGGCCGCCGCCGTCCCGCACGCCCGCGCGTGCGGGGCAAGACGGCTCGAGGCCTACCCCATCACGGTGCCGGACGCGACGTGGGGCGAGGAGCACCCGGGGCCGCTGGCGGTCTACCTGGACGCCGGGTTCGAGGTGGTCCACCGCCCCTCGAAGCGTCGCGCCATGGTGGCGATCGAGCTGTGA
- a CDS encoding SRPBCC family protein, giving the protein MTTYESTTTIDVPAAELFAYLSDVDNLPTYFPRVTSAKRTEGDKVTVTARIEHDGEQRDVEGEAWIKVEQADKTLTWGSQGPNNYTGQVDLDPIDDSSCSATVRISTDRQGDRIQDGVDEAVAGIKEAAEKAHA; this is encoded by the coding sequence ATGACCACCTATGAGTCGACGACGACCATCGATGTCCCCGCTGCCGAGCTGTTCGCCTACCTGTCCGATGTGGACAACCTGCCCACCTACTTCCCCCGCGTGACCTCCGCCAAGCGCACCGAGGGCGACAAGGTCACCGTCACGGCCCGCATCGAGCACGACGGCGAGCAGCGTGACGTCGAGGGCGAGGCGTGGATCAAGGTCGAGCAGGCCGACAAGACCCTCACGTGGGGCTCGCAGGGCCCCAACAACTACACCGGCCAGGTCGATCTCGACCCCATCGACGACAGCTCGTGCTCCGCCACGGTCCGTATCAGCACCGACCGCCAGGGCGACCGCATCCAGGACGGCGTCGACGAGGCGGTGGCCGGGATCAAGGAGGCCGCCGAGAAGGCGCACGCCTGA
- a CDS encoding SRPBCC family protein, producing the protein MAATIWATRRSCRATGAAAPEVVWERYSTPTRWTQWAPHLTGVQASTPVIRAGTTGTVTALHVVRARFVVAEVDEAARSWSWTVRTGPVRLHLEHTVTGARDGGTSTGLSVEGPGLVVAAYLPIAARALQRLVTP; encoded by the coding sequence ATGGCGGCAACGATCTGGGCCACACGGCGGTCCTGCCGTGCCACCGGGGCCGCGGCGCCGGAGGTGGTGTGGGAGAGGTATTCCACGCCGACGCGGTGGACGCAGTGGGCGCCCCACCTCACGGGGGTGCAGGCCTCGACGCCCGTCATCAGGGCGGGCACGACCGGGACGGTCACTGCGCTGCACGTGGTGCGAGCTCGGTTCGTCGTCGCCGAGGTCGACGAGGCCGCCCGCTCGTGGTCGTGGACGGTGCGCACGGGCCCGGTCCGGCTACATCTCGAGCACACCGTGACCGGCGCGCGCGACGGCGGCACCTCGACCGGGCTGAGCGTGGAGGGGCCCGGGCTCGTCGTGGCGGCATACCTGCCGATCGCGGCGCGAGCGCTGCAGCGTCTGGTCACGCCCTGA
- a CDS encoding SRPBCC family protein, whose protein sequence is MSQYERRVQIPRPAQDVFDYVKDVEKLPEHFPQITSVEKLDGDTIRTTAHVETAEEGEKDVQGTAWFRVGSDGMTVERGSEGPNNYHGELDVDEDDANASTLTVRIWTDRQSDSIEQELQKAVDGLSQTIQKAV, encoded by the coding sequence ATGTCGCAGTACGAGCGCAGGGTCCAGATCCCTCGCCCCGCTCAAGACGTCTTCGACTACGTGAAGGACGTCGAGAAGCTGCCGGAGCACTTCCCCCAGATCACGTCCGTGGAGAAGCTGGACGGCGACACGATCCGCACCACGGCCCACGTCGAGACCGCCGAGGAGGGGGAGAAGGACGTCCAGGGCACGGCGTGGTTCCGCGTGGGCTCGGATGGCATGACCGTGGAGAGGGGCTCCGAGGGCCCCAACAACTACCACGGCGAGCTGGACGTGGACGAGGACGACGCCAACGCCTCGACCCTGACGGTGCGCATCTGGACCGACAGGCAGTCCGACTCCATCGAGCAAGAGCTGCAGAAGGCGGTCGACGGGCTCTCCCAGACCATCCAGAAGGCCGTCTGA
- a CDS encoding NAD(P)H-binding protein, whose amino-acid sequence MRVLVTGATGYVGGRLVPRLLDAGHEVRTTTSNLAKPSPWWADRVETVVMDITDEGQVDSAVDGVDAVYYLVHGMGGGGDFAEKDRHAAHNVARAVQSHSVSRVVYLSGILPPVQVGQLSEHLESRHEVEQILGSTPATTVTLRAAVVMGSGSTSFEIIRQVSERLPIHTVPSWMNSEVQPIAVVDAVEALVGALTVQTCTRSYDIGGPDRMYYAELLDRYAGVAGLTRPQVPVPLVPADLVGLLVGALTDVPTPTVQALVESLHHDMVCREEDFRRDLLPTGYHLVGVDEAIRRSLADPRTHVQHDPSSADPMGPMPDDPSWAAGGEDQPLLGRALDAVYDALGRDPSAWRW is encoded by the coding sequence ATGAGGGTGCTGGTTACCGGTGCTACCGGATATGTGGGGGGCAGGCTGGTGCCGCGTCTGCTGGATGCCGGCCACGAGGTGAGAACTACGACGAGCAACCTGGCCAAGCCGTCTCCGTGGTGGGCCGATCGGGTCGAGACCGTCGTCATGGACATCACCGACGAGGGCCAGGTCGACAGCGCGGTCGATGGTGTCGACGCCGTCTACTACCTGGTCCACGGGATGGGAGGGGGTGGGGACTTCGCAGAGAAGGACCGGCACGCCGCGCACAACGTCGCCCGGGCGGTGCAGTCTCACAGCGTCAGCCGAGTCGTCTACCTGTCCGGCATCCTGCCTCCCGTGCAGGTCGGGCAGCTGAGTGAGCACCTCGAGTCGCGGCACGAGGTGGAGCAGATCCTTGGCTCCACCCCCGCCACGACCGTCACGTTGCGGGCGGCCGTGGTGATGGGCAGTGGATCCACGTCCTTCGAGATCATCCGACAGGTCAGTGAGCGGCTGCCGATCCACACCGTCCCGTCGTGGATGAACTCGGAGGTCCAGCCCATCGCGGTGGTCGACGCCGTCGAAGCCCTCGTGGGCGCCCTGACCGTGCAGACCTGCACCCGCAGCTATGACATCGGTGGCCCGGACAGGATGTACTACGCGGAGCTGCTCGACCGGTATGCCGGCGTCGCGGGCTTGACGCGTCCACAGGTGCCGGTGCCTCTGGTCCCTGCGGACCTGGTGGGCCTCCTGGTCGGCGCCTTGACCGACGTGCCCACCCCGACCGTGCAGGCCTTGGTGGAGAGCTTGCACCACGACATGGTGTGCCGCGAGGAGGACTTCCGGCGCGACCTCCTCCCCACCGGGTATCACCTGGTCGGGGTGGATGAGGCCATCCGTCGATCGCTGGCCGACCCCCGCACGCACGTCCAGCATGACCCGTCCTCCGCTGACCCCATGGGCCCTATGCCGGACGACCCGTCCTGGGCCGCCGGTGGTGAGGACCAACCACTTCTCGGCAGAGCGCTGGACGCGGTCTACGACGCTCTCGGGCGGGACCCGTCCGCCTGGCGGTGGTGA